One Pirellulales bacterium genomic window carries:
- a CDS encoding trypsin-like peptidase domain-containing protein, producing MMKIVLTRFPWWGWRLFLAGLLGTNGLGVGIWPALGQPGEPASAANSALLAAWEAELTAAIAKCEKSVVAIARVDPQPAPARAPNLANGANPQQPLLLRALDDPDSPDFRPDLFATGIVVDKNGLILTNYHVVGLNSQHWVTTPDRRRYRATIKGADPRSDLAVLEIAATDLTPMPLGDGNALKKGQFAIALGNPYAIAEDGSASAAWGLIANLGRKIPVDQTQPQAGRDKLYHYGMLVQTDAKLNLGTSGGALINLRGEMIGLTTAQAALSGYEQAAGYALPVNETFRRVVETLKAGREVEYGFLGVKPENLTQAERQNLPGDLGQGGVRIAEVVPGTPAERAGVRAGDLLTHIDQQLLRDTDDLVLRMGQFPIETKLPVRLVRNQRPLALAVELTKYPVKGEKIITTPPALWRGMGIDFATALPDDFERVNRLPLFRGGGVAVLHVTPGSPAATAGLQSGMFITAVGEQPIASPREFRAAVAELSGPVQLQTITPAGANTQLEPRTVMEGEAPPDAR from the coding sequence ATGATGAAAATTGTACTGACACGCTTTCCTTGGTGGGGGTGGCGGCTGTTTTTAGCTGGTCTGCTGGGGACGAATGGACTAGGGGTGGGAATTTGGCCCGCCCTGGGCCAACCGGGTGAGCCCGCTTCGGCGGCCAATTCCGCACTGCTGGCCGCCTGGGAAGCGGAACTGACCGCCGCCATTGCCAAATGCGAAAAATCCGTGGTTGCCATCGCCCGGGTCGATCCCCAGCCCGCGCCTGCCCGGGCTCCTAATTTGGCAAATGGTGCCAACCCACAACAACCACTGCTGTTACGGGCGTTGGATGACCCCGATAGCCCGGATTTTCGGCCAGATTTGTTTGCCACGGGCATCGTGGTTGATAAGAACGGCCTGATTTTGACAAACTATCATGTGGTGGGGCTGAATAGCCAGCATTGGGTGACCACACCGGATCGACGGCGGTACCGCGCCACCATCAAGGGGGCTGATCCGCGCAGCGACTTGGCCGTGCTGGAGATCGCGGCCACCGACCTGACACCCATGCCCCTGGGGGATGGAAACGCCCTGAAAAAAGGGCAATTCGCCATCGCGCTGGGGAATCCCTATGCCATTGCGGAGGATGGCTCCGCCAGCGCGGCGTGGGGCCTGATTGCCAACCTGGGTCGAAAAATTCCCGTGGATCAAACGCAGCCGCAGGCGGGACGCGATAAACTGTACCATTATGGAATGTTGGTTCAAACCGATGCGAAGCTCAATCTGGGGACTAGCGGCGGCGCGCTTATTAACCTGCGTGGCGAAATGATCGGCCTGACCACCGCGCAGGCGGCATTGTCGGGTTATGAACAGGCGGCCGGTTATGCCTTGCCCGTGAATGAAACTTTTCGCCGCGTGGTCGAGACACTCAAAGCAGGCCGCGAGGTCGAATACGGATTCTTGGGGGTCAAACCAGAAAACCTAACCCAAGCTGAGCGGCAAAACCTGCCGGGTGATTTGGGCCAAGGAGGGGTTCGCATTGCCGAGGTCGTTCCCGGGACGCCCGCCGAACGAGCGGGGGTGCGGGCGGGGGACCTGCTGACGCATATTGACCAACAATTACTGCGCGACACGGACGATCTGGTCCTGCGGATGGGGCAGTTTCCCATCGAGACAAAATTGCCGGTGCGGTTGGTGCGTAACCAGCGTCCGCTGGCATTGGCGGTGGAGTTGACCAAATATCCGGTAAAAGGGGAAAAGATTATCACTACTCCTCCCGCGCTATGGCGGGGAATGGGGATCGATTTTGCGACAGCGCTGCCGGACGACTTTGAACGGGTGAACCGGTTGCCGCTGTTTCGTGGCGGCGGGGTCGCCGTTTTGCATGTCACGCCGGGAAGTCCGGCCGCCACGGCGGGTTTGCAGTCGGGAATGTTTATCACCGCCGTGGGAGAGCAACCCATCGCCAGCCCGCGCGAGTTTCGCGCGGCGGTGGCGGAATTGTCCGGCCCCGTCCAGTTGCAAACAATCACTCCCGCCGGAGCCAATACCCAGCTCGAGCCGCGCACCGTCATGGAAGGGGAAGCCCCCCCCGACGCGCGCTAA
- a CDS encoding peptidylprolyl isomerase: MTQRQNPGKSSHTTWQRRWLLVGGPLAVIGVSMAAKVMWTNPQAGAAGVPGQPARPAAVGGVNPAAGTARQPGAPAAVQPKALPQPGAANPQAQIVANINGEEISREELASACVQRFGKPVIESMINKQLIARYCAQQKIQVTDQDVAVEIDRLARKFRMTSEDYLKMLKQERGIQAEQYASEIVWPTLALRRLAAQKITPTEAEIDQAIEAQYGEAIKTRIIICNDQATAQQVWQQARQNPDDFGALARKHSQDPSASVGGLIPPIRHHLGEPVLEEAAFSLNESDRVVSELLTLDLPTPEGTTPVRQFAILKYEGRLKPVPIQREQVAAQIRDGIVDKKLREEAARIFEALEQQAQADRAIVNVANDPRLKQQFPGVAAQVYQQNITLAQVSEECVKRHGIEVLETMISKRMLQHALRSNQMQVTQDDLDAEVARAALMMGKKNAQGGPDVQAWLAAVTEENGVSVKTYVDDSVWPSVALMKLAGQVEITPEDLQKGYEANYGPRVKCRAIVMSNLRKAQEVWEEARQNPTKEHFAKLAEMHSMDPSSKALQGQIPPIQRHGGQQVLEEEAFKLKPNELSSIINMSNNYVILFCEGYTQPSQVPFAEVQQDIQDDLYEKKLRIQMAQTYSELKENSRVDNYLAGTMHYPTKKAAYQQAAGAAVDEIPANTPTAAGAQPGPRR; this comes from the coding sequence ATGACCCAGCGGCAAAACCCCGGCAAATCCAGTCATACAACCTGGCAGCGACGATGGCTGCTCGTGGGTGGTCCGTTGGCGGTGATTGGAGTCAGCATGGCGGCCAAGGTTATGTGGACGAATCCCCAGGCTGGTGCCGCGGGTGTACCCGGTCAACCGGCCCGTCCGGCGGCTGTGGGGGGGGTAAACCCCGCGGCGGGCACTGCCCGGCAACCCGGCGCTCCGGCCGCGGTCCAGCCCAAGGCCCTGCCCCAACCCGGCGCGGCGAATCCGCAAGCGCAGATCGTGGCCAACATTAATGGCGAGGAAATCTCTCGCGAGGAATTGGCTTCCGCGTGCGTGCAACGGTTTGGCAAGCCCGTGATCGAAAGCATGATCAATAAACAATTGATCGCCCGCTATTGCGCTCAGCAAAAAATTCAAGTCACCGACCAGGACGTGGCGGTGGAGATCGACCGTCTGGCCCGCAAATTTCGGATGACCAGCGAAGACTACCTCAAGATGCTCAAACAAGAGCGCGGCATCCAGGCCGAGCAATACGCTTCCGAGATCGTCTGGCCGACGCTGGCCCTGCGCCGTCTGGCCGCCCAAAAAATCACCCCCACCGAAGCTGAGATCGACCAGGCCATCGAAGCCCAATACGGCGAGGCGATCAAAACCCGCATTATCATTTGCAACGACCAAGCCACCGCCCAGCAAGTCTGGCAACAGGCCCGGCAAAATCCCGATGACTTTGGCGCGCTAGCCCGCAAACATTCCCAGGATCCCAGCGCCAGCGTGGGGGGACTGATCCCCCCCATCCGCCACCACTTGGGCGAGCCGGTGCTGGAAGAAGCGGCTTTTTCGCTGAATGAAAGCGACCGCGTGGTTTCGGAATTACTGACGTTGGATTTGCCCACGCCGGAGGGTACCACTCCCGTGCGGCAATTTGCCATTTTGAAATACGAGGGCCGGTTAAAGCCGGTGCCAATTCAGCGGGAACAGGTAGCGGCTCAAATTCGGGACGGCATTGTCGATAAAAAACTGCGCGAGGAGGCCGCCCGCATCTTTGAAGCGCTGGAACAACAGGCCCAGGCCGACCGGGCGATCGTGAATGTGGCCAACGATCCACGGTTAAAGCAGCAATTTCCCGGGGTGGCCGCCCAGGTCTACCAGCAAAATATCACGCTGGCCCAGGTGTCGGAGGAATGCGTGAAGCGGCACGGGATCGAGGTGTTGGAAACGATGATTTCCAAGCGGATGCTGCAGCATGCCTTGCGGTCGAATCAGATGCAAGTGACGCAGGACGACCTGGACGCCGAAGTCGCCCGCGCGGCCCTGATGATGGGCAAAAAGAACGCGCAAGGGGGGCCGGATGTGCAAGCCTGGCTGGCCGCCGTGACCGAGGAAAATGGCGTCAGTGTAAAAACGTATGTGGATGATAGCGTCTGGCCATCAGTCGCGCTGATGAAACTGGCGGGGCAGGTCGAGATCACCCCGGAGGACCTGCAAAAGGGGTACGAGGCCAATTACGGCCCGCGCGTCAAATGCCGGGCCATTGTCATGAGCAACCTGCGCAAAGCACAAGAAGTTTGGGAGGAAGCCCGGCAAAATCCGACCAAGGAGCACTTTGCCAAACTGGCCGAAATGCACAGCATGGACCCTTCGAGCAAGGCCCTGCAGGGGCAGATTCCCCCTATTCAACGACATGGGGGCCAACAAGTGCTGGAGGAAGAGGCATTTAAGCTAAAGCCGAACGAACTGTCCAGCATCATCAACATGTCCAACAACTACGTGATCCTGTTCTGCGAGGGGTACACCCAACCCAGCCAGGTCCCCTTTGCCGAGGTGCAACAAGACATCCAGGACGACCTGTACGAAAAGAAACTGCGGATTCAGATGGCGCAAACCTATTCCGAGTTGAAGGAAAACTCGCGGGTGGATAACTATCTGGCCGGGACGATGCACTACCCGACCAAAAAAGCCGCCTACCAGCAAGCGGCCGGCGCCGCGGTGGACGAGATTCCCGCCAACACCCCGACCGCCGCCGGAGCGCAACCCGGCCCGCGCCGCTAG